A genomic stretch from Pelodiscus sinensis isolate JC-2024 chromosome 23, ASM4963464v1, whole genome shotgun sequence includes:
- the C1QC gene encoding complement C1q subcomponent subunit C, which yields MAKSVWAPVGLGLALLLLALEATVTGSASHNCYGAPGLPGMPGMPGKDGRDGQKGVRGDPGIPANPGTRGPKGQKGEPGMPGPTGKPGPTGPTGSPGMPGNPGPPGEPGVSGSYKQKHKSAFSVMRKTEQFPAKNAPVVFNHAISNPAKDYDTATGTFTCRVPGLYYFVFHTSQTANLCVSMLRDGQRVASFCDHMANARQVSSGGLLLRMAAGQQLWLAVNDYNGMVGVTGSDSVFSGFLLFPD from the exons ATGGCCAAGAGCGTCTGGGCACCcgtgggcctgggcctggcccttctcctcctggccctggaggccACCGTGACAGGCAGCGCTTCCCACAACTGCTATGgggcccctgggctgcccgggaTGCCTGGCATGCCCGGCAAGGACGGCAGAGACGGGCAGAAAGGAGTCAGAGGTGACCCAG GCATCCCGGCCAACCCTGGAACCCGAGGGCCcaaggggcagaagggggaacCCGGCATGCCTGGCCCGACAGGCAAgcccggccccacgggccccACAGGCAGCCCAGGAATGCCGGGCAATCCAGGCCCCCCTGGGGAGCCGGGCGTGTCTGGCAGTTACAAGCAGAAGCACAAGTCGGCCTTCTCGGTCATGAGGAAGACGGAGCAGTTCCCCGCCAAGAACGCCCCGGTGGTGTTCAACCACGCCATCAGCAACCCCGCGAAGGACTACGACACCGCCACGGGCACGTTCACCTGCCGCGTGCCCGGCCTCTACTACTTCGTCTTCCACACCTCGCAGACCGCCAACCTCTGCGTCAGCATGCTGCGGGACGGGCAGCGGGTGGCCAGCTTCTGCGACCACATGGCCAACGCCCGGCAGGTCAGCTCCGGGGGCCTCCTGCTGCGCATGGCTGCCgggcagcagctctggctggcTGTCAACGATTACAACGGCATGGTGGGCGTCACCGGCTCCGACAGCGTCTTCTCCGGCTTCCTGCTCTTCCCAGACTAG